Proteins co-encoded in one Chrysemys picta bellii isolate R12L10 chromosome 13, ASM1138683v2, whole genome shotgun sequence genomic window:
- the LOC122173202 gene encoding ribonuclease-like, producing MALKGPCPALLLPLALLVACLALSSGDPWNLLNDIFRRQHVNNPKNEAINNKVYCNMMMWDRGVFWKYTNTFIHAPISTINAVCKADGIPVGGFKRKSKKEFTITTCTFNLGTFSFNGLSGKNKIVLACLNGLPVKFVRHI from the coding sequence ATGGCTCTGAAGGGACCCTGCCCAGCTCTCCTGCTGCCCCTCGCTTTGCTGGTCGCCTGCCTGGCCCTGTCCAGCGGGGATCCATGGAATCTGCTGAATGACATATTCCGGAGACAGCACGTGAACAACCCCAAGAACGAAGCCATCAACAACAAAGTCTACTGCAACATGATGATGTGGGACCGGGGCGTATTCTGGAAGTACACCAACACCTTCATCCATGCGCCCATCAGCACTATCAATGCCGTCTGCAAAGCAGATGGCATACCCGTTGGGGGCTTCAAACGCAAGAGCAAGAAGGAGTTCACAATCACCACCTGCACATTTAACTTGGGGACCTTCTCTTTCAACGGACTCAGTGGCAAAAACAAGATTGTCCTCGCCTGCTTGAATGGACTCCCTGTGAAATTTGTGAGGCACATTTAG